Proteins encoded by one window of Bactrocera oleae isolate idBacOlea1 chromosome 4, idBacOlea1, whole genome shotgun sequence:
- the LOC106615549 gene encoding dnaJ homolog subfamily C member 21 gives MRCYYEELGVARDATDGDIKSAYRKLALRWHPDKNLNAVDVAKERFQLIQQAYEVLSDPQERAWYDNHRDQILRGKNSDYTENCLDVFEYFSSSCFRGYEDDENGFYAVYREVFAKLAAEDAEFMDDDGEIEKIPAFGDSKSSYEEVVAPFYAYWQSYCTKKPYTWLCPYDVKDIRDRRILREVEKEMKKVVQKARKERNEEVKNLVSFVRKRDKRVQAYKKLLEERAELNRKKQEQNRLEQIRKRQREVEEMRQNQKQSDNNNDEYEAQLKQLAQDYGDSSAEEESETEDEGKVENEDDVLESAEEQLYLDDLYCVACNKAFKNENAYANHETSKKHREALERMKLEMQAEEVAFLNSNEDEEHSVELQDSEIEELDTDNSKDDKEIEDISEEVDSSGNVQTDYHQEEKDSNKEEELLGNVKFKKNKKTRKSNKLNKSLPQPTHEVETLSSGFLTHVKFDTSDEEDWNNRSKKSTRKNKKQGKKTVVEDKDAKIIDKGNTSVVTIETDEPFPKFVPKTKEKSDNIKEKESIDSSATTYVCVTCHANFQSKNKLFAHLKITNHGVYIPKTKTKVNAAAPDGKGKKNKIKRK, from the exons ATGAGGTGCTATTACGAAGAATTGGGAGTCGCACGCGATGCAACCGATGGTGATATAAAGTCTGCATATCGCAAATTGGCATTGCGTTGGCACCCGGATAAAAATCTTAATGCTGTAGATGTGGCCAAAGAACGTTTCCAGTTGATACAACAAGCTTATGAAGTTCTGTCTGACCCACAGGAACGGGCATGGTATGATAATCATCGCGATCAAATATTGCGAGGCAAAAACTCTGACTACACTGAAAACTGTTTGGACGTTTTTGAATATTTCTCATCCTCATGTTTCCGTGGATACGAGGATGACGAAAATGGCTTCTATGCAGTTTATCGAGAGGTATTCGCGAAACTTGCTGCAGAGGATGCTGAATTTATGGATGACGATggtgaaatcgaaaaaattccCGCCTTTGGTGATTCTAAAAGCAGCTATGAGGAGGTTGTTGCACCTTTCTATGCCTATTGGCAGTCATATTGCACAAAGAAACCATATACATGGCTTTGTCCATATGATGTGAAAGACATAAGGGATCGTCGAATATTGCGTGAGGttgaaaaagaaatgaaaaaggtTGTACAGAAGGCACGAAAAGAGAGAAATGAAGAG gtgaaaaacTTAGTGTCATTTGTGCGCAAGCGAGATAAACGTGTGCAAGCATACAAAAAATTACTGGAGGAGCGAGCTGAGCTTAACCGTAAAAAGCAAGAGCAGAATAGACTGGAGCAAATACGCAAGCGACAACGTGAGGTGGAAGAGATGCGTCAAAATCAGAAGCAGAGCGACAATAATAACGATGAGTATGAAGCACAGCTGAAGCAGTTGGCACAGGATTATGGGGACAGCAGCGCTGAAGAGGAAAGCGAAACTGAGGATGAAGGAAAAGTGGAAAATGAAGATGATGTACTAGAGTCCGCGGAAGAGCAATTGTATTTGGATGATCTCTATTGTGTAGCATGTAATAAAGCATTTAAGAACGAGAATGCATATGCAAATCACGAAACGAGCAAAAAGCACCGGGAAGCCTTAGAACGTATGAAGCTCGAAATGCAAGCTGAAGAAGTAGCTTTTCTAAACAGTAATGAAGATGAAGAACATAGTGTCGAATTACAGGATAGTGAAATTGAAGAATTAGATACTGACAATTCTAAAGATGATAAAGAGATTGAAGATATATCAGAAGAAGTAGATTCATCTGGAAATGTTCAAACAGATTACCATCAAGAAGAAAAAGATTCCAATAAAGAGGAAGAATTATTGGGCAACGTCAAgtttaaaaagaataaaaagacACGAAAAAGTAACAAACTCAATAAATCTCTGCCGCAACCAACCCATGAGGTAGAAACTTTGTCATCTGGTTTTCTGACACATGTAAAATTTGATACAAGTGATGAAGAGGACTGGAACAACCGAAGTAAAAAATCAacgcgaaaaaataaaaaacaagggaAAAAGACTGTTGTGGAAGATAAAGATGcgaaaataatagacaaagggAATACGTCGGTTGTAACTATTGAAACTGATGAACCTTTTCCGAAATTTGTACCCAAGACAAAGGAAAAATCAGACAACATAAAGGAAAAAGAGAGCATAGATTCGTCTGCAACAACATACGTGTGTGTCACCTGCCATGCAAATTTTCAGTCTAAAAATAAGCTTTTTGCTCATCTAAAGATAACCAACCATGGTGTCTACATACCAAAAACGAAGACGAAAGTAAACGCAGCAGCACCAGACGGTAagggtaaaaaaaataaaataaaacggaAGTAG
- the LOC106615550 gene encoding LHFPL tetraspan subfamily member 2a protein, translated as MCYVIITGGSLVWFVLSLVADMLIASAIVTPKWLIGPNPTFVSVDSSTSSRLTSTAIQNETQLMLPIPTVRYPSVGIYTRCKVMHSYGYHCGPFDLDGFATDSNVYPAAWKATMFFMSLGFTVHSITVALTLITFCRQSAFGKSIHNMTGCAQVVSAISIMLSLFLHPLAWGAPRVQFLCGADAEPFYPAGCSIGISFYCAVVAAVLCFICAGISLKAESSNMRMRVKRRVEEGNRLVCIP; from the exons ATGTGTTACGTCATCATAACCGGCGGCAGTTTGGTCTGGTTTGTGCTTAGCCTGGTGGCCGACATGCTAATCGCATCGGCAATAGTCACACCTAAATGGTTGATCGGCCCGAATCCTACGTTCGTCAGTGTTGATTCGAGCACTTCCTCGCGCCTAACAAGCACTGCCATCCAAAACGAAACGCAATTAATGTTACCAATACCCACGGTCCGTTATCCGTCCGTGGGTATTTACACTCGCTGCAAGGTGATGCACAGCTATGGTTACCACTGCGGTCCCTTCGATTTGGATGGCTTCGCGACTGACAGCAATGTTTACCCAGCCGCTTGGAAAGCCACGATGTTCTTTATGTCGTTGGGTTTTACTGTGCACTCCATAACAGTGGCGTTGACGCTGATAACCTTTTGTCGACAATCGGCTTTTGGCAAGAGCATACATAACATGACTGGTTGTGCACAAGTTGTATCAG caataagCATTATGTTATCACTGTTTCTACATCCACTGGCTTGGGGAGCGCCGCGTGTGCAGTTCCTATGTGGCGCTGATGCTGAGCCGTTCTATCCAGCGGGATGTTCTATTG GTATTTCCTTCTACTGCGCTGTGGTCGCTGCAGTGCTTTGTTTCATTTGCGCCGGCATCAGTTTGAAGGCAGAGTCATCCAACATGCGCATGCGCGTAAAACGGCGAGTTGAAGAGGGAAATCGTTTGGTGTGCATTCCATAA